The stretch of DNA TGCAGCACTGCGAGTTCGCGTGCTCACCATCGTTTCCGTCCGTCGCCCCCTCGCGCCTGATGCGCGACAGAAACCCCCTCTAACTCGACGCCTTTCGACTCGAGACCCTCCTAGGCACTCGACTCGCACCCTCTTCGGTCCCGACGGACCTCGACCCACCCGTGGCCGGCGTGCCTCCTACTCTGACCCGATGGTCGTGATGGGTTGACAAGTCGAGTCGAGTTCAAAAGTTTGCGAGAGCGAGAATTTTCAGGTTCAAAAAATGAGTGGGACCATTTAGACCGTGAATCGACGAGTCCCGGGCTTTCGGTTCCGTAAGAAACGCTTCCGTAAAAACCGTTGCGAAATTTCCGGGACGATGGGCTCCTATTTCTGGTTTCGATTGAGACCGGTTCGCAGGGCGTTTTCCAATCGCACGCTCTCGATTTCTAACCACGCGCGCATACAATCCAGCCGAGCCGAGCTCGGTATTTTCCCAACTCCGCGGACGTCTCACTCGAGCTTCGACCAGGTGTTTCCGTCGGGGTACAGGATGCCTTTCCCGGTCCACTTGCCAACAAGATCCTTCGGGCCGCCCTTGGGGGAGAAGTCGATCAGGATCTCCCCCTCACCCCGCACCACGCCCTCGAGCGACCACTCCCTCTGCGTCTCCCCGTTTAGGCACCCCGGggtcccgtccgcgccgctcaccgcgagcgtcgtcgcgcttccGTCGGAGGAgcccgccgcgatctccCTCGCGCAACCCGGATGTTTGGGGTCGGCGTACCGCCCGACGAAAACCTCGGCGAActtcgcggctcgcgcggcgtcgttatCCCGCTTGTACctgtccatcgccgcctcgtacctgtcccacgccgcggcctcctcctccgcctcctcctcctcgctcatcgcggacgGTTCGTAcatcgcgacggagcgcTCGCTGAAGaatcccgcgccgccgttttGTTCCCACGCGGGCCTGTCCACGCCGTactcgggcgcgtcgatggagttgagcgcggcgagggagacgaagacgccggcgccgcacgCCAGCAGCGTCTTGCGCAGGCGCTCCACGATCGGCCGCACGGTGTACGTGCCGAGGAGTCGATCCCTCGCGAGCATCTCCGGGTCTTTCACGTACACCTGCCCGTCGTACCACCCCGTCTCCTCGTactccaccgtcgcggagagcAGCCTGTCGCGTACGTAGCTCCAGTTGTTGTAGATGAGGagggagatggcggcggtggcgacgcacgTGCCGGTGGTGGCGCAGATGATCGCCTCGAGCGGTTGCGTTCGCGGGTCGTAGGATACGGACGCAATGGGGtacgcgaggacgacgaagaaAAAGGCGCCCAGGAATCCGAGCCTGGCGAGGTAACCCGGGAGCTCCAGGCCGCCCCATCCGAGCAGCGGGGAGTCCTGCAGCTCCTTGAActgcgacgcggggcgcTGGTCCTTGGGCACCGGgcaccgcgcgtccgcgtcgagctcgtcgaggagcgatccctcgccttcgcccgcggcgcgagcgacggtgAGCACCGGGCGGGGGGACCAGAtcggtgccgccgcggagcggccggggcgacggagcggcgcgagggtgcgcgcgggggggatcgcggacgcgcgggaggacgcggtgtggacggcgcgcgcgcgcgaggacgcgcgaggcgcgacgaTTGCGCCGGCTGTGGTCGTGAGAGCAGCCATGGCGCCTCGTTCGAGTGCCCGAACCGCCAGCGTGTCGCGCTGTGTGAGCGAGGAACAGATAAGAACGCTCTCTGATTGGCTGGAACGCTCCCACGCAGCGCGCCAACGAGCAAACAGTCGGAGGTGCGGCGGAGAAAAATGGGTTTCCCATTGACTTTTAGAAATTTTTCACTTTGGAATTTTTTCACCTCAGTCCAGCCACACCGGCACCCTCTCGCCCTTCGCGAAcctctcgcccgcgcggtacTCCGCGTTCCGCCGCTCCCACGTCACCCGCTGGCTCTTAAACTCCCCGAAGCTCAGATCCTTCTGCGACTTGACGAGCCCAAACGGCGCCgtgtcgacgtcgaacaTCTCAATCTCCTCCCACGCCTCATCCTTGACGAGATCGGCGAGGTACAGCCACAGGTTGGTGCTGTCCACGTAGTTCATGGACAGCGCGGTGATGTCGTCCAGGTTGTGCACCGCGTGCGGCGAGTTGGCGGGGACGAAGACGAGATCCCCTGGTTCCTGAACCACCTCGTACatgggcgcgtccgccaggAGCGGGTTTCTGGACAAGTCGATCTCGAAAGCCCTGAACCGGAAGTGCGCGGTGAAGGGCTTGTGGTACAGGTTGAACAGCTGCTCGCGGTCCCAGAACCTCCAAAGCTTCTTCCCACTCATCAGGTACATCCAGAAgttcgtcgcccccgagTCGACGTgcagcgccgacgacgtggcgTTTGCGCCGATGAACAGACTCGGCCACGTCTGCTCGTACCCGATCCACGGCACCCTCTGGAAGTAATCGCCCGCGAAGTACTTGGGCATGGTGAACTCGTCGTACGGCGGTTCGCCGAAGATGGCGGGGCAGTACCGGTTCAGGGACCAGTCGTGCAGGTACCACGTTCGAAGCGCCGGGTCGGTTTCGACTCTTCGCGCAAACTCGTTCAGAGGCATtcgcccggcgtcgacgagcccgccccAGTTTGTCGTGGTGGCGGACTTGGTGTTGAGCCCGAccttgacgccgccgcacgcgtccgcgatgtGCTCCAGCGTCCACGGCCGCGCCGGGTTGATCATCTTCAAgccgcggatgacgacgggtTTTCCGGGAATGGCGTGTTCCTCGACAAACTCCTCCAAGGTGAGGTCGTCCGCGTGCTTGACGGGCACGGGGGTGGTGGTCAGCCTcagtccgtcgcgcccgccgggcgtccgcgcgatgagctcggcctcggcgtctttgatcatcgccgcgaacgccttCCCGATGGAATCCTGAATCTTTTCGAGCTCGCTCACCGTCTGTTGCGTTATCGCACCCGGCGTGCTCGAGAGCTCGGCAACCttggcgcgcacgcgcttGCTGTACAAGTCCTCGATCTCCTTCTTGAACCGCCGCCACTTGCCCGCCTGCGCGAGTGCCTCCAGGTCCTTCGGGTGATCCAGGATCGACTCGCCGTGGCACGCCCTGATCATCGCGTCAATCTCGGCCACGCCGTTGACGACGGCGGTTCGcttctcgcgctcctcgggaGATAAAGAGTCCACGTATTCCTGGACGTTCTTGATGGCGTCCGCCCAGTGGTTGCAGTGgttgacgacggcgtgcaTGCGCATCTGGGCCATCCCTCTCTTGGATTCGTCGAAGAGGGTGGGGAAGTCGAACTCGTCCGGATCCGCCGGCTTCTCCGcatccttcttctccttcttctccttcttctccccgtcctcctcatcctcatcctcgtcctcctcctcctccaagTCGTGCTCCTGGTTGCGGCGGCCGTCCTGCTCGAACACTTGCAAcctcgcctcgagctcgtccgccctggccgcggcgcgctccacgccGCCCATCATCACCGCGGAGGTGTCGATCAACAGATTAACTTTtctcgcgagctccgcgggaTCGAGCGAagcggtcgccgcgtcgctcgcgtcgacgacgttcgcggcgatggcttcctcccgccgctcctCTTCGgtgtcgagcgcctcgaggtaCGCACCCTCGGACCTGTCGTCCTCGCTGGGGTGTATGTAAGCGACGACGAAAGCttcgccgcacccgccgcgtttGTCGCAAGGTTTCCAGAGGTAGCCCCtgtacgcgtcgacgtcggcgatgaaCCAGTGCGTCATGCGcctgcgcgccggcgggagcAGGCGCAtggcggcgcgcagcgcgtcctcgctcgccttgatcgccccggcgcccactTTCACACCCAGCGTAGAGTCCACGTTCGGTCGAAGCAAAACCACCAGCGGCTTGAATCGCATCGGAGCGTCGGAGCCCACGAACGAATCGTACTCGTTCTCCCACGAAActcgcaccgcgtccacgcccgaTACGTCGTCGACCGCCTCCCCGAGAAGCCGGAGCggcaccaccgccgcgtcgccctccttcgccggAAGCttctcgagcggcgcggtgaacacccgagcctcgcggccgccgccggggggacCTCGCCAGCCGACGACAGACGCGCACTCCTTCTCGTCGGGCAAGTACCCgacacgcacgcgccgcgaacgaaccaccgcgggtgccgacttttcatccccgggtgccgacgttTCATCCCggttgaacgcggcgtcgagcgaggcgaccgtcgccgcctcgtcgcggctgGCGCACGCGAGCACGACTGGcctggacggcgtcgcgcatgaGAGCCAACGGTTGGCGCAGTCGCGGGAGAGCCGCGCGACgtggccgcgcgcgagcgccgcgctcgacgcgaacgccgcgatgtTTAACGGGGTGGCGGGGTCCCGAAACACGCCCACCGGGGTGAGCCCGCGGAACAGCGTGATCTGCATCTGTCGGAGGAGCATTCGCTTGCGGCCAAACTCGtacccgtcctcgtcgtcgtcagcgccgaGACGCTTCTTACGCTCGCCCTTCTTACGCGAGTCCCCGCGGCCGGCGTACTCGATGCCGGGGCTGTa from Micromonas commoda chromosome 3, complete sequence encodes:
- a CDS encoding predicted protein, giving the protein MAALTTTAGAIVAPRASSRARAVHTASSRASAIPPARTLAPLRRPGRSAAAPIWSPRPVLTVARAAGEGEGSLLDELDADARCPVPKDQRPASQFKELQDSPLLGWGGLELPGYLARLGFLGAFFFVVLAYPIASVSYDPRTQPLEAIICATTGTCVATAAISLLIYNNWSYVRDRLLSATVEYEETGWYDGQVYVKDPEMLARDRLLGTYTVRPIVERLRKTLLACGAGVFVSLAALNSIDAPEYGVDRPAWEQNGGAGFFSERSVAMYEPSAMSEEEEAEEEAAAWDRYEAAMDRYKRDNDAARAAKFAEVFVGRYADPKHPGCAREIAAGSSDGSATTLAVSGADGTPGCLNGETQREWSLEGVVRGEGEILIDFSPKGGPKDLVGKWTGKGILYPDGNTWSKLE
- a CDS encoding hypothetical protein (Putative protein; hypothetical protein) — translated: MPPKTPKTPAKGRTPAKGRSKSTDAAAPFGASPAALLGALVAVVVAVLLATSNLGSTIAATLRGSAPGEDASPGGGGGAPPASPASSPASSRTPAPGAGAAPASLGDDETARLIASVLPRRSAKSSEGGVADHDLSLSDDASIAALGGPAAVAAMSSPVMLNTANFADALKGRVAVVLFRSVATKRIRQVREAITQSFELMPPGAVTLFGEVDVKSDSLLRLRYSPGIEYAGRGDSRKKGERKKRLGADDDEDGYEFGRKRMLLRQMQITLFRGLTPVGVFRDPATPLNIAAFASSAALARGHVARLSRDCANRWLSCATPSRPVVLACASRDEAATVASLDAAFNRDETSAPGDEKSAPAVVRSRRVRVGYLPDEKECASVVGWRGPPGGGREARVFTAPLEKLPAKEGDAAVVPLRLLGEAVDDVSGVDAVRVSWENEYDSFVGSDAPMRFKPLVVLLRPNVDSTLGVKVGAGAIKASEDALRAAMRLLPPARRRMTHWFIADVDAYRGYLWKPCDKRGGCGEAFVVAYIHPSEDDRSEGAYLEALDTEEERREEAIAANVVDASDAATASLDPAELARKVNLLIDTSAVMMGGVERAAARADELEARLQVFEQDGRRNQEHDLEEEEDEDEDEEDGEKKEKKEKKDAEKPADPDEFDFPTLFDESKRGMAQMRMHAVVNHCNHWADAIKNVQEYVDSLSPEEREKRTAVVNGVAEIDAMIRACHGESILDHPKDLEALAQAGKWRRFKKEIEDLYSKRVRAKVAELSSTPGAITQQTVSELEKIQDSIGKAFAAMIKDAEAELIARTPGGRDGLRLTTTPVPVKHADDLTLEEFVEEHAIPGKPVVIRGLKMINPARPWTLEHIADACGGVKVGLNTKSATTTNWGGLVDAGRMPLNEFARRVETDPALRTWYLHDWSLNRYCPAIFGEPPYDEFTMPKYFAGDYFQRVPWIGYEQTWPSLFIGANATSSALHVDSGATNFWMYLMSGKKLWRFWDREQLFNLYHKPFTAHFRFRAFEIDLSRNPLLADAPMYEVVQEPGDLVFVPANSPHAVHNLDDITALSMNYVDSTNLWLYLADLVKDEAWEEIEMFDVDTAPFGLVKSQKDLSFGEFKSQRVTWERRNAEYRAGERFAKGERVPVWLD